Proteins encoded within one genomic window of Cucumis sativus cultivar 9930 chromosome 3, Cucumber_9930_V3, whole genome shotgun sequence:
- the LOC101211448 gene encoding uncharacterized protein LOC101211448, with protein sequence MSPSLSSLSFAVFHIPLFLSSFTPTNPFLHFLQFLLCRSLSETSSLPPSMADSDDPAAVAAQAVHRRYEGLLMVRTKALKGKGAWYWSHLEPLLLKNSDTGFPKAVKLRCSLCDAVFSASNPSRTASEHLKRGTCPNFYSPSKTPLLSVSPVSRKRNTADSDGGDSFYDISPLTVVDPSGVYGGSFSPFQPHQQQPLLVLSGGKEDLGALAMLENSVKKLRTPRTSPGVSLNKDQIDSALDFLTDWVFESSGSVSISSLEHPKFKAFLNQVGLPSISSKDFATVRLNSKYEMAKADVHLKISEAMFFQIASSGWRPQNQEDTTMVHIALNLPNGTSLYRKTLIIDSSVPCRFVEEVLWDTVLDVCGNIKEKCVGIVADKFMSKALKSLENQHQWLVNLPCQFQAFNSLVKDFIRNLPLFKTVAENCKRVAHFFNFESHIRTIFHKYLLQECGHTCLITLSTAESEEIGATTLFQMVDNMLESAPAIQLAWLDEAFKTTVIEDPIAREVSHLVGSSEFWNEVEAVHCLIKLVKDMAQEIEIEKPLVGQCLPMWEELREKVKDWCKKFHISEESLEKIVSKRFEKNYHPAWAAAFVLDPLYLIRDNTGKYLPPFKRLTTEQEKDVDRLITRLVAKEEAHIVLMELMKWRTEGLDQVYARAVQMKEKDPITGKLRTANPQSSRLVWETYLTEFNSLRKVAVRLIFLHATSCGFKSNGKFERMVCSSYRSSRATTESIKKLVFISAHSKLEKRNLCSNSNENRGSGDDIELFAAVNSEDDLPSEADGSSSL encoded by the coding sequence ATGTCcccttccctttcttctctctccttCGCCGTCTTTCATATTcccctttttctctcttctttcacACCCACTAacccatttcttcattttcttcaattcctCTTATGCCGCTCTCTTTCTGAAACCTCTTCTCTTCCACCGTCTATGGCGGACTCCGACGACCCCGCCGCCGTTGCCGCTCAAGCTGTCCATCGTCGCTACGAAGGCCTTCTGATGGTTCGCACCAAAGCCCTCAAAGGCAAAGGCGCTTGGTACTGGTCTCACCTCGAACCCCTTCTCCTTAAAAACTCCGATACCGGCTTCCCTAAGGCTGTCAAGCTCCGATGCTCCTTATGCGACGCCGTTTTCTCCGCTTCTAACCCTTCTAGAACCGCCTCCGAGCATCTCAAACGAGGCACTTGCCCTAATTTCTACTCTCCTTCCAAAACCCCTCTTCTTTCTGTTTCCCCTGTTTCTCGTAAACGCAACACCGCTGATAGTGATGGTGGGGATTCGTTTTACGACATTTCGCCATTGACGGTGGTGGATCCGTCGGGGGTTTACGGCGGCTCGTTCTCGCCATTTCAACCTCATCAACAACAACCATTGTTGGTGTTGTCCGGTGGGAAAGAGGATTTGGGGGCTTTAGCTATGTTGGAGAACAGTGTAAAAAAGCTTAGAACTCCAAGAACTTCACCTGGGGTATCATTAAACAAGGATCAAATTGATTCTGCGCTTGATTTTCTTACTGATTGGGTGTTTGAATCATCTGGGTCAGTTTCCATTTCGAGTTTAGAGCATCCAAAATTCAAGGCGTTTTTGAATCAAGTTGGATTGCCTTCGATTTCATCGAAGGATTTTGCTACAGTTAGATTGAATTCTAAATACGAAATGGCTAAAGCTGAtgttcatttgaaaattagtgAAGCTATGTTCTTCCAAATCGCTTCTAGTGGGTGGAGACCTCAGAATCAAGAAGATACAACTATGGTTCATATAGCTCTGAACCTCCCAAATGGGACTAGTTTGTATAGAAAAACTCTTATTATTGATTCTTCTGTTCCTTGTAGATTTGTTGAGGAAGTTCTTTGGGATACAGTTTTAGATGTTTGTGGTAACATTAAAGAGAAGTGTGTTGGGATTGTAGCAGATAAGTTCATGAGCAAAGCCTTGAAGAGCTTGGAAAATCAGCATCAATGGCTTGTTAATCTTCCATGTCAGTTTCAAGCTTTCAATAGTTTAGTTAAGGATTTCATTAGAAATCTCCCATTGTTCAAGACAGTAGCTGAAAACTGCAAAAGGGTAGctcatttcttcaattttgagTCTCATATCAGAACAATCTTCCATAAGTATCTGTTACAAGAATGTGGTCATACTTGTTTGATAACATTGTCCACAGCTGAAAGTGAGGAAATAGGAGCTACGACACTTTTTCAAATGGTTGATAACATGCTCGAGTCAGCTCCTGCTATTCAGTTAGCTTGGCTCGATGAAGCTTTCAAGACGACGGTGATTGAGGATCCCATAGCTAGAGAAGTTTCTCACTTAGTTGGGAGTTCTGAGTTTTGGAATGAAGTAGAAGCTGTGCATTGTTTGATCAAATTGGTGAAGGATATGGCGcaagaaattgaaatagagAAGCCATTGGTTGGCCAATGCCTTCCAATGTGGGAAGAATTGAGAGAGAAAGTGAAAGATTGGTGCAAAAAGTTTCACATCTCAGAAGAATCATTAGAAAAGATAGTTTCAAAGAGGTTTGAGAAAAACTACCACCCGGCTTGGGCTGCAGCATTTGTGCTCGATCCACTCTATCTAATACGAGACAACACCGGGAAGTATCTTCCGCCTTTTAAACGGTTAACAACCGAGCAAGAGAAGGATGTTGACCGCCTCATAACTCGGCTTGTGGCTAAGGAAGAAGCTCACATTGTACTAATGGAGCTGATGAAATGGAGAACAGAAGGGCTTGATCAAGTATATGCAAGAGCTGTACAAATGAAGGAGAAAGATCCCATTACAGGGAAATTGAGAACTGCTAATCCACAAAGTAGTAGGCTTGTTTGGGAAACTTACTTAACTGAGTTCAACTCATTAAGAAAAGTTGCTGTTAGGCTCATTTTTCTTCATGCTACTTCATGTGGGTTCAAAAGCAATGGCAAATTTGAAAGAATGGTGTGTTCTTCATATCGCAGTTCAAGAGCTACAACTGAAAGTATTAAGAAGTTGGTTTTCATTTCAGCTCATTCCAAGCTAGAGAAGAGAAATTTATGCAGCAATAGTAACGAAAACCGTGGAAGCGGCGACGATATCGAGTTGTTTGCAGCGGTAAATAGTGAAGATGATCTGCCAAGTGAGGCTGATGGGTCATCTTCattgtaa
- the LOC101211692 gene encoding methylsterol monooxygenase 1-2, with the protein MLPFHSLSAAQASLGRNLTFFETLWFNYSNDKSDYFLFCHNILFLFLIFSFIPLPLIFLELLHATGIHKYKIQPKVRLPFNEIFRCYKDVMRMFFLVVGPLQLVSFPSIKMIGIRTGLPLPSGFEIVSQLVVYFMVEDYTNYWIHRFLHCKWGYEKIHCVHHEYTAPIGFAAPYAHWAEVLILGIPSFLGPAMVPGHMITFWLWIALRQIEAIDTHSGYDFPWSLTKFIPFYGGADHHDYHHYVGGQSHSNFASVFTYCDYIYGTDKGYRYQKKILQKLKEEVKNSEESYYNTAQNVKSD; encoded by the exons ATGTTGCCCTTTCACTCCCTCTCCGCCGCTCAGGCCTCCCTTGGCCGGAATCTCACTTTCTTTGAGACCCTTTGGTTTAATTACTCCAATGACAAATCCGATTACTTCCTCTTTTGCCACAAcattctcttccttttcttgattttctccTTTATTCCCCTTCCCCTTATCTTCCTTGAGCTTTTGCATGCTACTGGGATTCATAAGTACAAAATTCAGCCCAAGGTTCGATTGCCATTCAACGAGATCTTCCGGTGCTACAAGGATGTTATGCGTATGTTCTTCCTTGTTGTTGGCCCTCTTCAGCTCGTTTCGTTCCCTTCCATTAAG ATGATTGGGATCAGAACGGGTCTACCATTGCCTTCTGggtttgaaattgtttctCAATTGGTGGTGTATTTCATGGTGGAGGATTATACCAATTATTGGATTCATAGATTCCTTCATTGCAAATGGGGGTATGAGAAAATCCATTGTGTTCACCATGAGTACACTGCTCCTATTGGATTTGCAGCTCCTTATGCTCATTGGGCTGAGGTTTTGATCCTTGGAATTCCCTCATTTCTTGGTCCAGCTATGGTTCCTGGTCATATGATCACCTTCTGGTTATGGATTGCTTTGAGGCAGATTGAGGCCATTGATACACATAGTGG GTATGATTTCCCTTGGAgtctaacaaaatttataccATTTTATGGTGGTGCGGACCATCATGATTACCATCACTATGTTGGAGGGCAAAGCCATAGCAACTTTGCTTCAGTATTTACCTACTGTGATTATATTTACGGAACTGACAAG GGGTATCGCTATCAAAAGAAGATTCTTCAGAAG TTGAAGGAAGAAGTGAAGAACAGTGAAGAGTCATACTACAACACAGCTCAAAATGTTAAATCGGACTAG
- the LOC101204485 gene encoding protein cornichon homolog 4 gives MEDLYVWLVSFFFLIALLIVLVYQLMCLADLEFDYINPFDSASRINKVIMPEFIVMGVLCLFYLLTGHWGMSLLSGPYIYYNVRLYLRRQHLIDVTEIFNMLNWEKKQRLFKLAYLVVLLFLSIFWMIYHALEDDE, from the exons ATGGAGGATCTATATGTGTGGCTTGTAtcattcttcttcctcattgCTCTTCTTATTGTCCTTGTTTATCAG CTCATGTGCTTGGCAGATCTCGAGTTTGATTATATCAACCCTTTTGACTCTGCTTCTAGAATAAATAAAGTGATTATGCCGGAGTTCATTGTTATGGGAGTTTTGTGCCTCTTCTATCTTTTAACAGGGCATTGGGGTATGTCATTGTTATCTGGGCCCTACATATACTATAATGTGAGACT ATACCTACGAAGACAGCACCTGATAGATGTTACAGAGATATTCAATATGCTAAACTGGGAAAAGAAGCAACGGCTTTTCAAACTAGCCTATCTAGTTGtcctcctcttcctttctATATTCTG GATGATATATCATGCTTTGGAAGATGATGAATGA
- the LOC101204877 gene encoding general transcription and DNA repair factor IIH subunit TFB5 — MVNAIKGMFISCDIPMAQFIINYNASLPASHRFIIHILDNTHMFVQPHVADMIRNAISEFREQISYEKPT, encoded by the exons ATGGTTAATGCTATTAAAGGGATGTTCATCTCCTG TGACATACCTATGGCACAATTTATCATCAATTACAATGCTTCCTTGCCTGCATCCCATAGATTTATCATCCATATACTGGATAACACTCACATGTTTGTGCAACCACACGTAGCTGACATGATTCGGAACGCCATCTCGGAATTTCGAGAACAGATTTCTTATGAGAAACCTACTTGA